From a region of the Bacillus thermozeamaize genome:
- a CDS encoding NUDIX hydrolase, protein MQRVATCLYRRNDQVLLLQKPRRGWWTCPGGKMEPAETVIDTVHREYKEETGLELISPQLRGVFTMVMEEEGMFQHEWMLFLFLAQEAAGEMLVHSQEGLLQWHPISMLDQLPMPEGDRLFIKQVLNHDRLLVGRFHYTPDFQLLDYHLHDTQECLCASS, encoded by the coding sequence GTGCAGCGTGTGGCAACTTGTCTTTATCGCCGGAACGATCAGGTACTTTTGCTGCAAAAACCAAGGCGCGGATGGTGGACTTGCCCGGGGGGCAAAATGGAACCTGCCGAGACGGTCATCGATACCGTGCATCGAGAATATAAAGAGGAAACGGGGCTGGAACTGATTTCTCCCCAATTGCGGGGCGTTTTTACCATGGTGATGGAAGAAGAAGGGATGTTCCAGCATGAATGGATGCTTTTTCTCTTTCTTGCGCAAGAAGCGGCCGGTGAGATGCTGGTCCATTCTCAGGAAGGTCTGCTGCAATGGCATCCCATCTCGATGCTGGATCAACTGCCCATGCCGGAAGGGGATCGCCTGTTTATCAAACAGGTGTTAAACCATGATCGGCTGCTGGTCGGGCGTTTTCATTACACGCCTGATTTCCAGCTTTTGGATTACCATCTGCACGATACGCAAGAATGCCTTTGCGCCTCCTCTTGA
- a CDS encoding ribose-phosphate pyrophosphokinase (catalyzes the formation of 5-phospho-alpha-D-ribose 1-phosphate from D-ribose 5-phosphate and ATP): MQENRAFRVFSGTSNPRLSEQIVRHLKIPLGKVQISRFKSGEIYVHYEESIRGTDVFLVQSFSHPINEHFVELLVMVDAAKRASARSITAVIPYYGYARQEKKDAPREPISAKMVADVLTTVGVHRIVTIDLHAPAIQGFFNIPVDHLTALDMLCDYLVSKQIENPVIVSPDAGRAKTAEKLAAAMGAPFAIMIKSRPAHNQSKITHVIGEVAGRTPIIIEDMIDTGGTIVNVVEGLREKGANPAYICATHAVFSDDAVKRLEHPWIREVVVTDTLPLPANCSDRFVVLSVAQLLAKGIHLIEEGGSISSLFRIQKV, translated from the coding sequence ATGCAGGAGAATCGTGCGTTTCGGGTGTTCTCAGGGACATCCAACCCACGCTTGTCTGAACAGATCGTCAGGCACTTGAAAATTCCTTTAGGAAAGGTACAGATCTCACGTTTCAAAAGCGGGGAGATATACGTTCATTACGAAGAAAGCATTCGGGGAACGGATGTCTTCTTGGTTCAGTCGTTTTCCCATCCGATCAACGAACATTTTGTGGAGCTTCTGGTCATGGTGGATGCCGCAAAGCGGGCTTCGGCACGCAGCATTACAGCGGTGATCCCTTACTATGGGTATGCGCGGCAAGAAAAAAAAGATGCCCCGCGCGAACCGATTTCGGCCAAAATGGTGGCCGATGTCCTGACAACGGTCGGGGTGCACCGGATTGTGACCATCGATCTGCACGCCCCTGCGATCCAAGGTTTCTTCAACATCCCTGTGGATCATCTGACGGCTCTAGACATGCTGTGCGATTATCTGGTCAGCAAGCAGATTGAAAATCCCGTGATCGTCTCGCCGGACGCGGGAAGGGCCAAAACGGCCGAAAAGTTGGCGGCCGCCATGGGAGCTCCCTTTGCCATTATGATCAAGAGCCGGCCTGCCCATAATCAGTCCAAAATCACGCATGTCATCGGCGAGGTGGCCGGGCGGACGCCGATCATCATTGAAGACATGATCGATACGGGGGGAACCATTGTCAACGTAGTGGAAGGGCTGCGGGAAAAAGGAGCCAACCCAGCCTATATCTGCGCGACGCACGCTGTGTTTTCTGATGACGCGGTCAAGCGCCTCGAGCATCCCTGGATAAGGGAAGTGGTCGTTACGGACACGTTGCCCTTGCCTGCCAACTGTTCGGACCGGTTTGTCGTCCTCTCCGTCGCACAGTTGTTGGCCAAAGGCATCCATTTGATCGAAGAAGGGGGTTCCATCAGCAGTCTTTTCCGGATTCAAAAGGTATAG
- a CDS encoding bifunctional phosphoribosyl-AMP cyclohydrolase/phosphoribosyl-ATP pyrophosphatase: MSAVVQPNELDNLRWNEQGLIPVIVQDVQSKAVLMLAYMNRESLKKTIETGNTWFWSRSRQRLWQKGETSGHVQRVREIRVDCDRDTLLVLVEQSGPACHEGTYSCFSRPLAETFSSLSKESEPERFAILNHLEAVIAARDAERPEGAYTTYLFEKGLDKILKKVGEEAAEVIIAAKNRDAKELRWEISDLIYHLLVLMREQRLPLDDVLQELAERHQGGKAQDKT, translated from the coding sequence ATGAGTGCGGTGGTGCAACCGAACGAATTGGACAACCTGCGCTGGAACGAGCAAGGGCTCATCCCTGTGATTGTACAGGATGTCCAGAGCAAGGCGGTATTGATGCTGGCGTATATGAACCGGGAATCGCTGAAAAAAACGATTGAGACAGGAAACACTTGGTTCTGGAGCCGGTCGCGCCAGCGGTTGTGGCAAAAAGGGGAAACGTCCGGGCATGTACAGCGCGTGCGGGAGATCCGCGTGGACTGCGACCGGGATACGCTGCTGGTCCTGGTGGAGCAGTCCGGACCGGCTTGCCATGAGGGCACATACAGCTGCTTTTCACGTCCGCTTGCCGAGACGTTTTCTTCGCTTTCCAAAGAATCGGAGCCAGAGCGTTTTGCCATCCTCAACCATCTGGAAGCGGTGATAGCGGCCCGGGATGCAGAGCGGCCTGAGGGGGCCTATACCACCTACCTCTTTGAAAAAGGATTGGACAAGATCCTGAAAAAAGTGGGCGAAGAGGCGGCCGAAGTGATCATCGCCGCCAAAAACCGCGACGCGAAGGAATTGCGCTGGGAAATCAGCGATCTGATCTACCATCTTCTTGTCCTTATGCGGGAACAACGGCTGCCCCTGGATGATGTGTTGCAGGAACTGGCAGAGCGGCATCAGGGCGGCAAGGCTCAGGACAAGACTTGA
- a CDS encoding imidazole glycerol phosphate synthase subunit HisF, whose amino-acid sequence MQTIRVIPCLDVKDGRVVKGVSFVGLRDAGDPVELASFYVREGADELVFLDISATNEGRATMVEVAAKVAEVVPIPFTVGGGIGSLEDMERVLEAGANKVSIASAAVRDPELIREGAKRFGSARIVVAIDAQATHEGKRWEVYTHGGQRATGLDAVEWARRVEELGAGELLLTSVEHDGKKEGYDLELLRAVADAVNIPVIASGGAGKLEHFLQAVKEGRADAVLAASLFHFRELTIRQVKEYLAAEGIPVRSLE is encoded by the coding sequence GTGCAAACCATCAGAGTGATACCATGTCTCGATGTGAAGGATGGGCGTGTCGTCAAAGGCGTTTCTTTCGTGGGATTGCGGGATGCCGGCGATCCGGTGGAATTGGCCTCCTTCTACGTGCGTGAAGGAGCGGATGAGCTGGTGTTTCTGGACATTTCGGCGACCAACGAGGGGCGGGCCACGATGGTGGAGGTGGCCGCCAAGGTGGCTGAAGTGGTGCCGATTCCATTTACCGTGGGTGGCGGGATCGGTTCGTTGGAGGACATGGAGCGGGTGTTGGAGGCAGGCGCGAATAAAGTTTCCATCGCCTCTGCCGCTGTCCGTGATCCCGAGCTGATACGCGAAGGGGCAAAACGGTTTGGTTCGGCCCGCATCGTGGTAGCCATTGATGCGCAAGCCACCCATGAGGGGAAGCGCTGGGAAGTGTATACCCACGGCGGACAGCGCGCCACGGGCCTGGATGCAGTGGAATGGGCCAGGCGGGTGGAAGAACTGGGCGCGGGCGAACTTCTCTTGACCAGCGTGGAGCATGACGGCAAGAAAGAAGGATATGATCTGGAGCTGCTCCGTGCAGTGGCAGATGCCGTGAACATTCCCGTCATCGCTTCGGGCGGCGCCGGCAAGCTGGAGCATTTTCTCCAGGCGGTGAAGGAGGGCCGGGCGGATGCGGTGCTGGCGGCCTCGCTCTTCCACTTTCGGGAATTGACCATCCGGCAGGTGAAGGAGTACCTGGCCGCGGAAGGGATTCCGGTCCGCTCGCTCGAATGA
- a CDS encoding 1-(5-phosphoribosyl)-5-[(5-phosphoribosylamino)methylideneamino]imidazole-4-carboxamide isomerase has product MAKFTIYPAIDLRGGQCVRLFQGDYAQETVYGDPVEAALRWQSQGAEWLHVVDLDGAKSGHPVNLDAIEAIVRHVSIPVQVGGGLRKLEHLEMLFERGVRRVILGTAAIENPELVKRALENYGGQRVAIGLDARDGYVATWGWLNKSRVRAEELARQLAANGAETFIFTDISRDGTLSGPNLEAIRSLAQTGAGEVIASGGVSRLEDLSALCQLSPLGVRGVIIGKALYSGAFSLKEAIRAVEDRDLSQDVRN; this is encoded by the coding sequence TTGGCCAAGTTTACCATATACCCGGCAATTGATTTGCGAGGCGGCCAATGTGTGCGCCTGTTTCAAGGAGACTACGCGCAGGAGACGGTTTACGGCGACCCGGTCGAGGCAGCCCTGCGCTGGCAGAGCCAGGGGGCGGAATGGCTTCACGTGGTGGATCTCGATGGGGCCAAGTCGGGACACCCGGTCAATCTGGACGCCATCGAAGCGATTGTCCGACACGTCTCCATCCCGGTGCAGGTGGGCGGAGGCTTGCGCAAACTGGAGCATCTGGAGATGCTGTTTGAGCGTGGCGTAAGGCGCGTGATCCTGGGAACCGCGGCGATTGAAAACCCTGAGCTGGTGAAGAGGGCCCTGGAAAACTACGGCGGGCAGCGGGTGGCCATCGGCCTGGACGCCCGTGACGGTTACGTGGCCACCTGGGGCTGGCTGAACAAAAGCCGGGTGCGGGCAGAGGAACTGGCGCGCCAATTGGCCGCAAATGGTGCGGAAACCTTTATCTTCACCGATATTTCCCGGGACGGCACGCTAAGCGGTCCCAATCTGGAAGCCATCCGTTCGTTAGCCCAAACAGGGGCCGGCGAGGTGATCGCTTCAGGAGGCGTGAGCCGGCTGGAAGATCTGTCCGCATTGTGCCAGCTGAGCCCACTGGGTGTCCGTGGCGTGATCATTGGGAAAGCTTTGTACAGCGGCGCGTTTTCGCTGAAGGAGGCGATCCGGGCAGTGGAAGACCGCGATTTGAGCCAGGATGTCCGGAATTAA
- a CDS encoding imidazoleglycerol-phosphate dehydratase, with product MSQAADRRVATVERQTKETQIRLTLCLDGQGTAELDTPVPFLNHMLHAWAHHGRFDLRLHARGDVEIDDHHTVEDIGICLGQAFLQALGDKRGIERYGQAWVPMDEALAQVVVDLSNRPHLEFHAAFPDRQVGRMPSELVHEFFWKFALESRITLHILLHAGRNTHHMVEAIFKACGRALREAVRRDAAFAAVPSTKGVL from the coding sequence ATGAGCCAAGCGGCTGACCGGCGGGTTGCAACGGTGGAGCGGCAAACGAAAGAAACCCAGATCCGGCTGACCCTCTGCCTGGATGGTCAGGGAACCGCCGAGCTGGACACGCCGGTGCCTTTTTTGAACCATATGCTGCATGCCTGGGCCCATCACGGCCGGTTCGACTTGCGGCTGCATGCGCGCGGCGATGTGGAAATCGACGATCACCATACGGTGGAGGATATCGGCATTTGCCTTGGCCAAGCGTTCCTGCAGGCCCTGGGGGACAAAAGGGGAATCGAACGGTACGGACAGGCCTGGGTGCCGATGGACGAGGCGTTGGCGCAGGTGGTGGTCGATCTGAGCAACCGTCCGCACCTGGAGTTTCATGCAGCGTTTCCCGACAGGCAGGTAGGCCGGATGCCCAGTGAATTGGTGCATGAGTTTTTCTGGAAATTCGCATTGGAATCCCGGATCACCTTGCACATTCTCCTCCATGCCGGCCGCAATACGCATCATATGGTAGAGGCCATTTTCAAGGCATGCGGACGGGCGCTGCGAGAGGCCGTCAGAAGAGACGCCGCTTTTGCCGCCGTGCCCTCGACCAAAGGCGTTCTGTAA
- a CDS encoding histidinol dehydrogenase, with amino-acid sequence MARRDAAAEDLEEIRQRVREILASVRAEGDAALLRWTRRLDGVELERPALPERWRQKAREAVHPAFVASLKKAADRIRRFHEQQRQRSWMHTEENGTILGQLVRPLERVGVYVPGGKAAYPSSVLMNVIPAQVAGVPEIVLVTPPHPDGISPHVLAAAELLGIEEIYCVGGAQAVAALAYGTESIRPVDKIVGPGNIYVALAKREVFGQVGIDLIAGPSEVVVVGDGTVSPAYAASDLLAQAEHDPMASAILIATDEAWAFAVRSEAERQLATLSRAAIARQSLEERGGILLMPDLAQAVAAANRLAPEHLELLIADPWAWLPQIKHAGAVFLGANSPEPVGDYLAGPNHVLPTGGTARFASALSVDDFVKKTSLIACSEPLFREVAEDVIRLAQAEGLDAHAKSIEIRFHQGTGMNPSERMSE; translated from the coding sequence ATGGCACGACGGGATGCGGCGGCGGAGGACCTGGAAGAGATCCGTCAGCGCGTGCGGGAGATCCTGGCATCCGTGCGCGCGGAAGGGGATGCCGCCCTTTTGCGCTGGACGCGGCGGCTGGACGGCGTAGAACTGGAGAGGCCGGCGCTGCCCGAAAGATGGCGCCAAAAGGCCAGGGAAGCGGTCCATCCTGCCTTTGTCGCTTCGCTTAAGAAAGCAGCGGACCGGATACGGCGTTTCCACGAGCAGCAGCGCCAGCGTTCCTGGATGCATACGGAAGAGAACGGCACCATCCTCGGCCAGCTGGTACGGCCTCTGGAACGTGTAGGGGTCTACGTGCCGGGCGGGAAGGCGGCCTACCCCTCTTCCGTCTTGATGAACGTGATTCCGGCACAGGTGGCCGGGGTGCCTGAGATCGTCCTCGTGACGCCCCCCCATCCTGACGGCATCTCGCCCCATGTGCTGGCGGCGGCCGAGCTTCTGGGAATCGAGGAGATCTATTGTGTCGGCGGAGCGCAGGCGGTGGCTGCACTGGCTTATGGCACGGAGAGCATTCGTCCCGTGGATAAGATCGTCGGACCAGGAAACATCTATGTGGCGCTGGCCAAACGGGAAGTGTTTGGCCAGGTGGGCATCGATCTGATTGCGGGACCCAGCGAAGTGGTGGTGGTGGGTGACGGAACCGTATCCCCGGCCTATGCCGCCAGCGATTTGCTGGCGCAGGCAGAGCATGATCCGATGGCTTCAGCCATTTTGATCGCGACCGACGAAGCGTGGGCCTTCGCCGTGCGGTCGGAGGCGGAGCGGCAGCTGGCCACCTTATCGCGCGCGGCGATTGCCCGGCAGTCCCTAGAGGAGCGGGGCGGCATCCTGCTGATGCCTGATCTGGCGCAGGCGGTGGCGGCGGCCAATCGCCTGGCGCCGGAGCACCTGGAGCTGCTCATCGCCGATCCCTGGGCCTGGCTGCCGCAAATCAAACATGCCGGGGCTGTCTTCCTTGGCGCCAATAGTCCGGAACCGGTGGGTGATTACCTGGCCGGTCCGAACCATGTGTTGCCGACCGGTGGCACGGCCCGTTTCGCTTCTGCGCTGAGCGTGGACGATTTTGTCAAAAAGACCAGCCTGATCGCCTGCAGCGAGCCGCTTTTCCGGGAGGTGGCGGAGGATGTGATTCGCCTGGCGCAGGCTGAAGGTCTGGATGCCCATGCAAAGTCGATCGAAATCCGCTTCCATCAGGGAACCGGGATGAATCCATCTGAGAGGATGAGTGAATGA
- a CDS encoding ATP phosphoribosyltransferase: protein MSHLVIALPKGRILEEAHQLLTKAGLPLPPELEDSRKLWVRIPETAIEIILAKPMDVPTYVEYGAADVGIAGKDVLLEQSRDVYELLDLQIGACRLSVAGLAEQAGRPLRRVATKYPQIASQYFRAKGQQVEVIQLHGSIELAPLTGLAEAIVDIVSTGRTLRENGLVELEEMMPITARLIANRVSYRMKYRQIEMLLDKMRRQLAKESGS from the coding sequence ATGAGCCATCTGGTCATCGCCCTGCCAAAGGGGCGGATTCTCGAAGAGGCGCACCAACTCCTGACAAAAGCCGGCCTGCCGCTCCCGCCCGAGCTGGAGGATTCCCGCAAGTTGTGGGTGCGCATTCCGGAGACCGCGATCGAAATCATCCTGGCGAAGCCGATGGATGTGCCCACCTATGTGGAGTACGGCGCGGCCGATGTGGGCATCGCCGGCAAAGATGTCCTTCTGGAACAGAGCCGTGACGTCTATGAATTGCTGGACTTGCAGATTGGCGCCTGCCGGCTTTCCGTAGCGGGACTGGCTGAACAGGCCGGCCGCCCGTTGCGCCGGGTGGCCACCAAGTACCCGCAAATTGCCTCCCAGTATTTCCGCGCCAAGGGGCAGCAGGTGGAAGTGATCCAGCTGCATGGCTCGATTGAACTGGCTCCCTTGACGGGGCTGGCCGAGGCGATCGTGGATATCGTCTCGACCGGGAGGACCCTGCGGGAGAATGGCCTGGTGGAGTTGGAGGAAATGATGCCGATTACGGCCCGCCTGATTGCCAACCGGGTCAGTTACCGGATGAAATACCGTCAGATCGAGATGCTGTTGGACAAGATGAGACGACAGTTGGCGAAGGAGAGTGGATCATGA
- a CDS encoding ATP phosphoribosyltransferase regulatory subunit: MSEPKVFEKPLGMRDFLPDMAERKRFLELRIQRVMEQWGYREIITPTLEFYDTVGAASATLTNRMFKLLDREGHTLVLRPDMTAPIARVAASLTDAPYPLRFLYHASVYRAQEQEAGRNAEFYQTGVELLGEASPGADAEVLALALSCLQEAGVKGYKLALGHVGLLDGLLEENVDDPRLRAELKEDLLRRDYVAFRQRLEQSALSCGQQERLLALLHVYRGEEGLSALSRLVGGPRSQEALVNLQEIWELLNGYGVSQDVILDLTLIGFLNYYTGAVFEGFAEGYGFPVLSGGRYDHLLRRFGTDAPATGFALKVDRLLEVSQIQPEQPERVVVAYRPGQIRQAIARAQALRRAQPPKAVEMIALPDSWEAERRAAFVARQKRRGVDEVVFLEGEGLT, translated from the coding sequence TTGTCGGAACCGAAAGTGTTTGAAAAACCGCTGGGTATGCGGGACTTTCTGCCCGACATGGCAGAACGCAAGCGATTTCTTGAATTGCGGATCCAACGTGTGATGGAGCAGTGGGGATACCGCGAAATCATCACGCCGACGCTGGAGTTTTACGATACGGTGGGTGCGGCCAGCGCGACGTTGACCAACAGGATGTTCAAGCTGCTGGATCGGGAGGGGCATACGCTGGTCTTGCGCCCCGACATGACGGCGCCGATTGCCCGCGTTGCCGCTTCCCTGACGGATGCGCCGTATCCCTTGCGCTTTCTCTACCATGCCAGTGTCTACCGCGCGCAGGAACAAGAGGCCGGGCGCAACGCCGAGTTTTACCAGACCGGCGTGGAATTGCTCGGTGAGGCCAGCCCGGGGGCCGATGCCGAGGTGTTGGCGCTGGCCCTCTCTTGCCTGCAAGAGGCGGGGGTCAAGGGGTATAAGCTGGCTCTGGGGCATGTCGGGCTGTTGGACGGCCTTTTGGAGGAAAACGTGGATGATCCCCGGCTGCGGGCTGAATTGAAGGAAGATCTGCTGCGGCGCGATTATGTGGCCTTCCGGCAGCGCCTGGAGCAATCCGCGCTGTCTTGCGGGCAGCAGGAGCGATTGCTGGCTTTGCTTCACGTCTACCGCGGCGAGGAAGGGTTGAGCGCGTTGTCCCGCCTGGTCGGGGGACCGCGTTCTCAGGAGGCGCTCGTCAACCTGCAGGAGATTTGGGAACTGCTCAACGGCTACGGCGTGTCACAGGATGTGATCCTGGATCTGACTTTGATCGGATTTTTGAACTATTATACCGGAGCCGTGTTTGAAGGATTTGCCGAAGGGTATGGATTTCCTGTCTTGAGCGGCGGAAGATACGATCACCTGTTGCGGCGTTTCGGGACAGATGCGCCGGCGACGGGCTTTGCCCTGAAGGTGGACCGCCTGCTGGAGGTCAGCCAGATCCAGCCGGAGCAGCCGGAACGGGTGGTGGTTGCCTACAGGCCGGGCCAGATACGGCAGGCGATCGCGCGGGCGCAGGCTTTGCGCCGGGCGCAACCGCCCAAAGCGGTGGAGATGATCGCGCTGCCGGATAGCTGGGAGGCGGAGCGGCGTGCGGCGTTTGTAGCCCGGCAAAAGCGCCGTGGCGTGGATGAAGTGGTGTTTCTGGAAGGGGAGGGGTTGACATGA
- a CDS encoding acetyltransferase has protein sequence MRRTRRFPVSGSNSLWQVYRTVSFFKVVRNVLIIETARFLPFFSWKNALYRLLGIKVGRQTAIAYKVTMDILFPELIRIGRNTIIGYNTTILAHEYLIDEYRLGEVEIGDEVMIGANSLILPGVRIGDQAVVAAGSVVTRDVPPGAFVGGNPARPLKRRSQEAADEGNRG, from the coding sequence ATGAGGCGAACGAGGAGGTTTCCCGTTTCGGGGAGCAATTCGCTCTGGCAGGTTTACCGGACGGTTTCCTTTTTTAAGGTGGTTCGCAATGTGCTGATCATCGAGACGGCCCGTTTTCTGCCCTTTTTCTCCTGGAAGAACGCGCTCTACAGGCTGCTCGGAATCAAGGTGGGCCGGCAGACGGCGATTGCCTACAAGGTGACGATGGACATTCTCTTTCCGGAGCTGATCCGCATCGGCAGGAACACGATTATCGGTTACAACACCACCATTTTGGCGCATGAGTACCTGATCGACGAATACCGCCTGGGCGAAGTGGAGATTGGCGATGAAGTGATGATCGGCGCCAACAGTTTAATCCTTCCGGGGGTTCGCATCGGCGATCAGGCGGTGGTTGCCGCCGGCTCGGTCGTCACCAGGGATGTGCCGCCAGGCGCCTTTGTCGGGGGCAATCCGGCCCGTCCCCTGAAGCGGCGGTCCCAGGAAGCGGCGGATGAGGGGAATCGCGGGTGA
- a CDS encoding prolipoprotein diacylglyceryl transferase — MVLDPIAFQFGPFTVHWYGIILGLAALAGLGLAVWRAKRIGFDHELLLDFMIFAVPAAIFCARVYYVLFQWDYYSQHPGEIIAIWKGGIAIHGALIGGIVTAVLFSRFRRVSFWQLADIAAPGLLLGQAIGRWGNFMNQEAHGGPVSREFLESLHLPEWIIEQMNIGGVYYHPTFLYESLWNLLGVAVLLWLSGRNPRRGLVFLSYVIWYSVGRFFIEGLRTDSLAFDGPRWLEGLLNGLWTPMRLLFEPGAMAYGNIRTAQLVSLLLVLLAVGLMAVRRLKRWDKTRYRDVETRLRRKKG, encoded by the coding sequence ATGGTTCTGGATCCAATCGCCTTTCAATTTGGTCCGTTTACGGTACACTGGTACGGCATCATCCTCGGCCTGGCGGCGTTGGCTGGCCTGGGGCTGGCCGTCTGGCGCGCGAAGCGGATCGGGTTTGACCATGAACTGTTGTTGGATTTCATGATTTTTGCGGTCCCGGCCGCCATTTTCTGCGCGCGGGTCTATTACGTCCTGTTTCAATGGGATTATTATTCGCAGCATCCCGGTGAGATCATCGCCATCTGGAAGGGCGGGATCGCCATTCATGGCGCGCTGATCGGCGGGATTGTCACGGCGGTTCTCTTTTCCCGCTTCCGCAGGGTTTCTTTCTGGCAACTGGCCGACATCGCCGCTCCTGGGCTGCTTTTGGGCCAGGCCATCGGCCGCTGGGGCAACTTTATGAACCAGGAAGCGCATGGCGGGCCGGTCTCCCGGGAGTTTCTCGAAAGCCTGCACCTGCCGGAGTGGATCATCGAGCAGATGAATATCGGCGGGGTGTATTATCATCCCACCTTTTTATATGAGTCCCTCTGGAACCTGTTGGGCGTGGCCGTTCTTCTCTGGCTGAGCGGGCGCAACCCTCGCCGTGGCCTGGTATTTTTGAGTTACGTGATTTGGTATTCGGTGGGGCGTTTTTTCATCGAAGGCCTGCGGACGGACAGCCTGGCTTTTGACGGGCCCCGCTGGCTGGAGGGGCTGCTCAACGGCTTGTGGACGCCGATGCGCTTATTGTTTGAACCGGGGGCGATGGCCTACGGGAACATCCGGACGGCCCAGCTGGTCAGCCTGTTGCTGGTCTTGCTGGCGGTTGGGCTGATGGCGGTCAGGCGGCTGAAAAGATGGGACAAAACCCGCTACCGGGACGTGGAGACGAGGCTTCGCAGGAAAAAAGGATAG
- a CDS encoding HPr kinase/phosphorylase, which translates to MGSKVTVEQVVKRFNLEVLTGEKSLRRPITVSDIHRPGLELAGYFEYYPADRVQFLGRTELSFAESLPSGVLLERFRFLCKEETPCFCITRGFPVPSELFVAAEESRTPVLRTSLSTTQFISKLTYYLEEMLAPRTTIHGVLMDVYGVGVLLMGSSGIGKSETALELVKRGHRLVADDAVEIRQVHNRLIGNAPELIQHLLEIRGVGIINVMTLFGAGVVRTHKKISLAVRLEAWEEGKHYERLGMDEEKIKILDIDIPIVTIPVRPGRNLAVIVEVAAMNHRLKVMGHNAAVQFAERLNKVLEDDDPAEDLF; encoded by the coding sequence TTGGGATCGAAAGTGACGGTGGAGCAGGTTGTCAAGCGTTTCAACCTGGAAGTGCTGACAGGCGAAAAAAGCTTGCGGCGGCCCATCACGGTCAGTGACATCCACCGGCCAGGTCTGGAGCTGGCCGGTTATTTTGAATACTACCCGGCCGATCGGGTGCAATTTTTGGGACGCACGGAACTGAGTTTTGCGGAGAGCCTTCCGTCCGGGGTTCTGTTGGAGCGTTTCCGGTTTCTCTGCAAGGAGGAAACCCCTTGCTTTTGCATCACGCGCGGCTTTCCTGTCCCGTCCGAGCTGTTTGTGGCGGCGGAGGAAAGCCGCACCCCGGTGCTGCGGACCTCATTGTCAACGACGCAATTCATCAGCAAGCTGACCTATTACCTGGAAGAGATGCTGGCTCCCCGGACGACGATCCACGGCGTGTTGATGGATGTGTACGGGGTGGGGGTTTTGCTCATGGGTTCCAGCGGCATCGGCAAGAGTGAGACCGCCCTGGAGCTGGTCAAGCGGGGCCATCGCCTGGTGGCCGACGATGCGGTGGAAATCCGCCAGGTACACAACCGCCTGATCGGCAATGCCCCGGAGCTGATCCAGCATCTTCTGGAAATTCGCGGGGTGGGCATCATTAACGTGATGACGCTGTTTGGCGCCGGTGTGGTGCGCACGCATAAGAAAATTTCCCTTGCCGTTCGCCTGGAGGCCTGGGAAGAGGGCAAGCATTACGAGCGGCTCGGGATGGATGAAGAGAAGATCAAAATCTTGGATATCGACATCCCGATTGTCACCATACCGGTCCGTCCGGGAAGGAACCTGGCGGTGATCGTGGAAGTGGCGGCGATGAACCACCGGCTCAAGGTGATGGGCCACAACGCGGCGGTCCAGTTTGCGGAACGGCTGAACAAGGTGCTGGAAGATGACGATCCGGCCGAGGACCTTTTCTGA